One Aegilops tauschii subsp. strangulata cultivar AL8/78 chromosome 7, Aet v6.0, whole genome shotgun sequence genomic window carries:
- the LOC109734639 gene encoding DNA-dependent metalloprotease WSS1: MEVGDLHKVWEIRALKRKPEEPAARALLDRVAKQVQPIMRRRKWRVKVLSEFSPKNPRLLGLNVNRGVEVKLRLRRDGRDLDFIPYEEVLDTMLHELAHNARGPHDAQFYKLWDELRKECEELVAKGITGPGQGFDGTGRRLGGFSIHPPPPSLRQATLTAAQKRARNGALLPSGPRKLGGNNAIMSALSPVQAAAMAAERRMQDDLWCGSHNDSGIDDSEDVVILEQPPNLTTRDGKNTKRAKNTRCDSSRSSAEPSTSSGSQVPARADSSSGRTTGADFSSMWECSACTLLNQPLAPICEVCGTAKPKIAKAKYASWSCKFCTLENCTKLDKCSACDQWRYSYGPPVATYGPSYD, from the exons atggaggTGGGCGACCTGCACAAGGTGTGGGAGATCCGGGCGCTCAAGCGGAAGCCCGAGGAGCCGGCCGCCCGCGCGCTCCTCGACCGCGTCGCCAAGCAGGTCCAGCCCATCATGCGCCGCCGCAAGTGGCGCGTCAAGGTCCTCTCCGAGTTCTC GCCGAAGAACCCGAGGCTGCTGGGGCTCAACGTCAACCGGGGCGTCGAGGTGAAGCTGCGGCTCCGGCGCGACGGCCGCGACCTCGACTTCATCCCCTACGAGGAGGTGCTCGACACCATGCTCCACGAGCTCGCGCACAACGCGCGCGGGCCCCACGACGCGCAGTTCTACAAGCTCTGGGACGAGCTGCGCAAG GAATGTGAAGAACTTGTCGCAAAGGGTATCACGGGGCCAGGACAAGGGTTTGATGGTACAGGCAGGCGATTAGGTGGATTTTCAAtacatccaccaccaccatctcTCCGACAAGCTACACTAACTGCAGCACAGAAACGGGCAAGGAATGGAGCTCTATTGCCGTCCGGCCCAAGAAAGTTGGGTGGAAACAATGCCATCATGAGTGCTCTTAGTCCAGTACAAGCTGCTGCCATGGCTGCTGAAAGGAGGATGCAGGATGACTTGTGGTGCGGATCTCATAATGATTCTGGTATTGATGATTCAGAAGATGTTGTTATTCTTGAGCAACCACCTAACTTGACAACAAGGGATGGAAAAAACACAAAGCGTGCAAAAAACACAAGGTGTGATTCTTCTCGCAGTTCTGCAGAACCCAGCACTTCGTCTGGATCTCAAGTTCCAGCACGAGCTGATTCCTCTTCTGGTAGAACGACTGGTGCGGACTTCAGTTCTATGTGGGAGTGTAGTGCTTGCACTCTTCTTAATCAG CCTCTGGCACCAATTTGTGAAGTTTGTGGGACAGCTAAACCTAAAATTGCAAAAGCCAAGTATGCATCTTGGTCCTGTAAATTCTGCACTCTGGAGAACTGCACTAAGCTTGATAAATGTTCGGCATGCGATCAATGGAGGTACTCATATGGACCACCTGTAGCCACATATGGTCCAAGCTACGATTGA